CATCCCACAACCTCAGTACTTATAATCTATTTATTGAATCTAGAAACATCTACTTGACACCATTCAAACATGTGCATCATCCCACAGAACACTCTAGACATTGAAAGTAATATGTCCCATAAATGCTAGAATTCTCTCAAAGTGTAATTACTTTTAGCACTTCGTGCACTTGCAGATCAGCTCTAAATGTGTAGTCATTTGgagcaaagggagataaacattgTGGTGCTGCTGGTCACTGCATCACAccctctcactttctctctcatattGAGTTATTTCCAAAATGATGTCAgtatcaacatttttctttgcattgaTGGTTCTCACCAGACAGAGTGATTCATAATCAAACTATATCCTGATACTGAAATGCACAGCACTCACACACTCTGCTTTAGTATGGTAaatgaaatagtattttgaTTCATGTTTCTTGTTGCTGTCAAGACTAATACAAAGCACAGTCTTTATATTTCTAGAAAGCTGTTCTGCAGAAAGTGTTGGCATCCTTTTTCTGGACTGTGGTCTATGTGGTGCTTCAGACACTTTTTCCACTGGAATCTCACTTAGGTAAGTCCATATATATTTGAACATTTTACAAGACAAGGTTGTAGAAACTTGGAAacaatttgaaatgtttatgtacTTATTTGATAATGGCATTGTCTTGTTTTAGGACAAGATCAATTCTTAGTTGCACCAAGTTTTCAGAAGTGTATATGGCAGTAGTGGAATTTTACCTTCTTACAATCATTTTAAAGATATGAAAATATGGTGAGAGTTGCTTTTGAGTATACAAGCATGTGAGACAGGTTTGAACTGTTGAAATGCATGAGTTCAGcttaaataataataggatttatatagcatgTTTCCTCACACGGAGacaagctcaatgtgctttacaaaatacAATAGGCAGTAGGTATGACAAAGAAGGGCATCACAAtgagacatacacacacattcacagtgAACATCGTCTGAACAGGAAGGAGTGAAGAGAGGGATTGTGGAGAAAGTAACGATCAGAGTAAAAACCAATTACAGTAGGTATTTCTGGTATTTcagaaagagataaaatttAAGTCCAGACCAGAAAGCATGCAGCATCCTCAATGTATATAGAGAGAAAAGCAGGGCATTGCAAATACTGGGGCCAGAGAAGGAGAACTTGTCCAGTCTGATATATGGAACAATGAACTGACCTTCATGCAGGCTGGTAGGGTAGGTGGTCTGGTGATGCAACAGTTGGCCATGTCACCAATACattgaaggttggctgtcctgggttcagctcttgtctcgggtatgctgttctttctctgcatgtggcgtctCTTTataggactggctgccttgccttgatatagccttagttgcttcTTCggtggaaaacaaaaattctccTCCCCACACTCATCCAGACTGGTTGGGCAACATGAGCTCTAACAGATTGGGGTGaaccatgatatagccttagtcgctggcatggcataaaacacaatcaaacAGATTTGGGTGAGGCAATAAACGTGATAGTAAAGTATGGGGATTTTGAATTCAATGTGAGCTCAAAGTGGCAGACGGTGCAGATCACAGAGAAATGGTGTGCCATGATCAGCCTTCCACTTGTGGAATACAATGCAAGCAGCATTGTTCTGAGCTCATGTCAAGCAGACAGTCAGGTAGATCAACAAGCAGAGAGTTACATGAGTCGAGCCTGGACAGTACAAATGCCAACATAAGCTGCGTTATGGATGTAACAGAGAGATGTCTAAGACAGCTGATCAATTCAAGAAAAACAGACTTGCAGACAGAGTTAACATGATTCTCAAAAGACAGTTGTGTGTGAAAAATGATTCTGATTCGAGGTTCTTGACAGATGAGAAAATTTCTGACCATCtaaaacaatttcaataaaataaagcaggaaTAGATGTTGAGGTTTGCAAAACCGTACTACCTCATATAGCTATCACACCATGCCACTGATCTCTCACCTTTTTCAGATCCAGCTTTTGTTGCTCGACACAATATCTTCTACCGCATGCTCCATGCTTATCTAAGCCTGCTAGGTGAACGAGCAAAGTACTATGTTGGTTGGACACTGGCTGAAGCAGTCAACAATGCTGCTGGTTTCGGCTTTGCGGGCTTTGACCAAAATGGAAAACCACGCTGGGACCTTCTGACAAATCTCCACATCAAGCATGTCGAGGTGCGTCATGCTTCTCGACTTGTTTTTCAACTGAAGATATTGAACTCATTTGAAGGTCATGTCTAAATCACTATGACATGTTCTAGGTGATGAATGATCGTGAAGTGACTCGGTGTTTCTGGGTAACATTGGTCTAATTGTTGGCTCTGTTAGCAGGGGTGGCTCAGGGCAGAGAAAGAGTCAGTGGCCCTTTCACCTGCCGAAGTCAATAAAACGAAGTGGTGGCCCATGATATTCTCATTATAGCAGAACGTTATCATACTACACATAGCTTACTCCGCTCCGACTCTAGCAACAAAAACAGAGTactaattaacaagaaacactTTTGGCCTTGTTGCCCTTAGGtgtgtcattattttctctttctgttttattttcaatatacaTTGGCATGTCTGCCCCTGGTATTTGGCGGCCCTGTGCAAGTGTACAGCTTAAACATTCCTAAGGTTGCCCCTTCTCCTAGGCTATGATTTTATGTTAATGGAAAACTATAATATGATGTGAGTAAATGCTTATGTGATGCCATAGTTGAGTGTACAAACCATGCATATATCAGTACAAGGCCTCTTTGTGAAGTAAAATGACTGATTCAGTTTACAAGATTGGAGTTGattatatcatcatcaccatcatcaaaatCATTACAAGGAATCAATGACAGCAGCTTGGCACTCTCCAGATGGTTTGGTCCATAACCAGACTGGGTCTAATTTGTTGCCAAGGCATTTTCAATCTATCATCAGCAAAGCCAAAACAAGGTCATATCCAGTGAGCATGACCTTGTTTTACTAAGCCTAAAACTGAGGCTGTTGATTATTGAAGGAGAATAGATGAAAGGGTGTAGTAATTATAATACATGTAATCAAATTATGCATCACAATCAACATCATTAACTCATTATGGAAtatgaaagagaaatgttttccaTGTCTTAGATGCAGGCATCAGTTTCTcattctaacacacacacacaaaattgagATTTGCCgttttctaatatatatatagtcctCAGAATTATTGTCAAAAATGTCCCTAACAATCTTTGTGACTTTATAGATGGCAACAAGTTTCAAGACCTATATTGACAACTGGAATCTTCGCACTGTGGTCTGGTTACGGTTTGTCTGCTATGACCGAGCTCCTTGGAATCCCACACTGCTAACATTCACCCTCAGTGCTGTGTGGCATGGGCTGTGGCCAGGATATTATTTCATGTTCCTGTCCTCTGCTGTCTTCACAGTTGCGGCACGAAAGGTTagtgtttttacttttgctcTGAACAGAGGGAATAGGTTGAACTACTGTTCACTAACCCTTCGGCTACTTATCATAaagtcataataataatggtacaATTATATTGATTGTTAATCAGCCCTGACACAAGGAAACATGCTGTTGAAAGTTCTGCGTAAAAATAATGCACCTAGGTCTCAAATGAGGTTGGTAATACTGACATAAGGcatataatgtaatatttaatgcatatttatttttacacgtTTTCTTAAATTTACCTTGCACATTTCTATCATTATTCAGGTGCGCCGCAATATCCGGCCATACTTCCAAAAAAGCAAGCTCAAGCAAATAGTGTATGATGTGATAACATTGCTAGCAACCCAAGCCACCATTACCTACATTGTCTTTTCCTTTGTCTTCTTACATTTGGATCCCATCATCTTTTTCTACAGGTAAGTCATCATATCACTTTTATGCTAAACATTAAACAAGTGAAACTCTCACTGTAAGGCAAATGATAAAATAACTCATTAACTCATGTAAAGGAGTAAAATCAGTAAAATCATGTCACATCTCTTCTCCATACACCTCACTGGCTACCTGTTCAAGCCTGAGCTACAATTAAGCTGACTATGAGGATATGTCTTAGCTTTATCTGTGGCTCCTCCCCTGCTGTGACACGAGGTCTAATGCCataacggttagcacctgtcagcTATTTTGTCTCAAGTATTACTAAAATGTTTAGGCGAAAGTAATTGCAATCGAAGTTAGAAGACCAAACGTCTACAGCAAGAAGCATTAGATTActcagaacattttatttctccccTTAGTTGTATGGAATTTGGAACCCTTACTGAACAGAGGAaaacacaatttacacaaatttacaaacaaatatttcttcaaaaaaaaagaaatttctaagAGCATGTTagttgcattttttgtttgtttgtgcaagAGACCAAGTTAAGATATCCTAATGAATTAATGCATTCAGTTGCATTAATTAGGTGGTGGGGCTGAAAACGCCATATAATGATCAATGGGAGGTAAAGAAAGATGATCTTTAAATAGTCTGACAACAGTATTCTTTCTTCTTAAACACAGGCTTCCACTAAGTTTATGTGCTTCAGTAATTTCACCTCGGCAGGGAGTGCAGCAATGTCATATCCCTACTTCAACTTGCCGTTTGGctgtttcattttgaaataaaaactgtaattttatGGACCTATTTACATTTAAGCACTCCTGCAGTAATTCTGTCAAGTCAAATAACACCAACAAATAATGTGTAACTTGACAAGAAAAGTACTTACAAGCTTAAAACCAAGTCCTTTTTCTTGCCTACTGATGTCCAGAAGATTGGATAGCCATAGCAGTAcctttatattaataataatagaatttttaaagcacatttttttgtggATGCAAGCTCAATGCACTGTTCATAAAGAAACCACAAACAGACAGGCAAGAAACATACAgatatacaagaaatataaagacAATGAGATATAACCATGTCTGCTGATCactctttgttttttattttctagtcaATGGTACTGGGCGATCCACATCTTTGCTGTTCTGATCATATTGGTACTCCCAAAGGGCACTTCCTCACATATAAAGATCTCTCCTGCTCCAGAGCATGGTACTGATTCTGACCCAATGCTGGATAGCAACAAGGTCAAAACATCGTAGTTTTCTTTCCCAATATTCAGGTCGACTGACAGTGACTGAAGGGCATTGAAGGATatgtgaaataattaaaaattttcttccaTTAGAAAACAAAGGTAGTATAGTGGTAGTGCTATACCTATGGTTAAGATTTTGGGATGTGTTAACCATGTGTACTGGTGAGCTAGATGTTTGCTGTGATTTTGTACCATTAgctaaaaaatttatttatttgaggaATTTTCGAGTTGGAAACCTAAGACACTATATGAAATGAGGTCTTTCTTGGCTGTCCTGTTAGGTTACCAGAACAGACTTGAATAGTTTCTTGGTTCCAAGTAATGACagagggatgtgtgtgtgtgtgcatatgtgtgtgggtgtgtgagtgtacatgtgtataGGGCAGTACATTAATGTGGCATGTTAAAATTTGGCAGCTTTATAAGAGATGTCTTATCTCACGATTTgctcaatatttcattttacagGTTTTAAATAGATGGgattggggggtggggggggcgGAATAGGCTGGGAAAGGTTCTTTAAAGCATGTGCCTTCCTTTAAACATGATGAATGATATGTGCTTGTCAATAACTTTTCACAATTGAAATCATAGGTTTGAAGGGTTGGTATCATTGTAATCATTATTGTGTGtgttgcatgcatgcacatgtacagcTTTCTTCACAATGACATGCACAAACCAGAGAGGGTGGGATCTGCAGTTTATTAAGTGATGactgttcacttttttcttgtaaaatttcaGGAATGAACTCAATACTATGCCCTTTTAATTGCAAACCATGACAGTTTGCTGCCCTGTGCTATGAAGCTAGTTTGGATAAAAAATAGAAGCTTGGGgccttttttttg
This window of the Pomacea canaliculata isolate SZHN2017 linkage group LG4, ASM307304v1, whole genome shotgun sequence genome carries:
- the LOC112562889 gene encoding membrane-bound O-acyltransferase domain-containing protein 2-like isoform X1 — its product is MTVGREYDGILWLQGIASLLGLPVSQANFVASQLLCILLASVSRKWLSNPAASINHRHAFQVLFGIPIICCVVGSDGFLLVAETLFCYVIILVCPAQMIHIGLFVYGMGCLILGHVYMIIFPFRIRCYDFTFSLLIITQKITSLGFNLVDGHRHNNNNIKLSDQRLQLAVRKKPGLLELSSYLLGFQGVIAGPFCFYKEYIDFFEGRHYRQKSASENDDPDYQCRHHIPSPSKAVLQKVLASFFWTVVYVVLQTLFPLESHLDPAFVARHNIFYRMLHAYLSLLGERAKYYVGWTLAEAVNNAAGFGFAGFDQNGKPRWDLLTNLHIKHVEMATSFKTYIDNWNLRTVVWLRFVCYDRAPWNPTLLTFTLSAVWHGLWPGYYFMFLSSAVFTVAARKVRRNIRPYFQKSKLKQIVYDVITLLATQATITYIVFSFVFLHLDPIIFFYSQWYWAIHIFAVLIILVLPKGTSSHIKISPAPEHGTDSDPMLDSNKVKTS
- the LOC112562889 gene encoding membrane-bound O-acyltransferase domain-containing protein 2-like isoform X2, which translates into the protein MTVGREYDGILWLQGIASLLGLPVSQVRQTLWLPSFCAYCWHQCPESGFQIQLHPSITVMLFSDGFLLVAETLFCYVIILVCPAQMIHIGLFVYGMGCLILGHVYMIIFPFRIRCYDFTFSLLIITQKITSLGFNLVDGHRHNNNNIKLSDQRLQLAVRKKPGLLELSSYLLGFQGVIAGPFCFYKEYIDFFEGRHYRQKSASENDDPDYQCRHHIPSPSKAVLQKVLASFFWTVVYVVLQTLFPLESHLDPAFVARHNIFYRMLHAYLSLLGERAKYYVGWTLAEAVNNAAGFGFAGFDQNGKPRWDLLTNLHIKHVEMATSFKTYIDNWNLRTVVWLRFVCYDRAPWNPTLLTFTLSAVWHGLWPGYYFMFLSSAVFTVAARKVRRNIRPYFQKSKLKQIVYDVITLLATQATITYIVFSFVFLHLDPIIFFYSQWYWAIHIFAVLIILVLPKGTSSHIKISPAPEHGTDSDPMLDSNKVKTS